From a single Bradyrhizobium sediminis genomic region:
- the flgB gene encoding flagellar basal body rod protein FlgB, whose amino-acid sequence MAINDLPVLSALRTKMQWHQERQRVLAENISNSDTPNFKPRDLVEPKFDRNGANPAAAQGSLAMMRTSASHIAPAGGGGDSFARDGKPDFHTRPAGNAVNLEDQMLKVSANQMDYAAATSLYSRSLGLLKTAIGKR is encoded by the coding sequence ATGGCCATCAACGATCTTCCGGTATTGTCGGCGCTGCGCACCAAGATGCAGTGGCACCAGGAGCGCCAGCGCGTGCTCGCCGAAAACATCTCCAATTCCGATACGCCGAATTTCAAGCCGCGCGACCTGGTCGAACCGAAATTCGACCGCAACGGCGCCAACCCCGCCGCGGCGCAGGGTTCGCTCGCGATGATGCGCACCAGCGCCAGCCATATCGCTCCCGCGGGCGGCGGCGGTGACAGCTTCGCGCGCGACGGCAAGCCTGATTTCCACACCCGTCCCGCCGGCAACGCGGTCAACCTCGAGGACCAGATGCTCAAGGTCTCCGCCAACCAGATGGACTACGCCGCGGCCACTTCGCTCTACAGCCGCAGTCTCGGCCTTCTGAAAACCGCCATCGGCAAGCGCTGA
- the fliQ gene encoding flagellar biosynthesis protein FliQ: MTGAETLDVARDAIWTIVVVSSPLMVVGLVVGVVVSLFQALTQIQEQTLVFVPKILAIFVTLLLALPFMSDSLHGYMMRISSRIIGG, encoded by the coding sequence ATGACCGGTGCCGAGACCCTCGACGTGGCGCGCGATGCGATCTGGACCATCGTGGTGGTGTCGTCGCCGCTGATGGTGGTCGGCCTCGTGGTCGGCGTCGTGGTGTCGCTGTTTCAGGCGCTGACGCAGATCCAGGAACAGACGCTGGTGTTCGTGCCGAAGATACTGGCGATCTTCGTAACGCTGTTGCTGGCGCTGCCGTTCATGTCGGACTCGCTGCACGGCTACATGATGCGGATTTCGTCGCGAATCATAGGCGGCTGA
- the flhB gene encoding flagellar biosynthesis protein FlhB, which translates to MADENDASDKTEDPTQKRLDDAHEKGDVAKSQEVNTWFVIAGATLVLSSFSGSIGGGVLMPLRNLVANSWMIRADGPGLMALTQSLGYALIAALGVPFLMLMLAAIAGNMIQHRLVWSAEQLKPKFSKVSPGAGFKRVFGKQAIANFAKGLFKVIALGIVMMAVLWPERHRLDAMVRFDPAAIMGVTTGLTLKLLGAVVAMLAAVAIADYFFQYRTWFERQKMSLQDMKEEFKQSEGDPHIKGKLRQLRMERMKKRMMAAVPKASVIITNPTHYSVALRYERGMAAPVCVAKGVDTIALKIREIAGKHDIPIVENVPLARALYATVDIDEEIPVEHYHAVAEVIGYVMGLKRGLASRQA; encoded by the coding sequence ATGGCCGACGAGAATGACGCATCGGACAAAACAGAGGACCCGACACAAAAGCGTCTGGATGACGCCCATGAAAAAGGCGACGTCGCCAAGAGCCAGGAGGTCAACACCTGGTTCGTGATCGCCGGCGCGACGCTGGTGCTGTCGTCGTTCTCCGGATCGATCGGCGGCGGGGTGCTGATGCCGCTGCGCAATCTGGTGGCCAATTCATGGATGATCCGCGCCGACGGGCCGGGCCTGATGGCGCTGACGCAGAGCCTCGGCTACGCGCTGATCGCGGCGCTCGGCGTGCCGTTCCTGATGCTGATGCTGGCGGCGATCGCGGGCAACATGATCCAGCACCGGCTGGTGTGGTCGGCCGAACAGCTGAAGCCGAAATTCAGCAAGGTGTCGCCGGGGGCCGGCTTCAAGCGGGTCTTCGGCAAGCAGGCGATCGCGAACTTCGCCAAGGGACTGTTCAAGGTGATCGCGCTCGGCATCGTGATGATGGCGGTGCTGTGGCCGGAGCGGCACCGCCTCGACGCGATGGTGCGGTTCGACCCGGCGGCGATCATGGGCGTCACCACCGGCCTGACCCTGAAACTGCTCGGCGCCGTGGTGGCGATGCTGGCTGCGGTCGCGATCGCGGACTATTTCTTCCAGTACCGGACGTGGTTCGAGCGGCAGAAGATGTCGCTGCAGGACATGAAGGAGGAATTCAAGCAGTCCGAAGGCGACCCGCATATCAAGGGCAAGCTCCGGCAATTGCGGATGGAGCGCATGAAGAAGCGGATGATGGCCGCGGTTCCCAAAGCCTCCGTGATCATCACCAACCCGACCCACTATTCGGTGGCGCTGCGCTACGAACGCGGCATGGCGGCCCCGGTCTGCGTTGCCAAGGGCGTCGATACCATCGCGCTCAAGATCAGGGAAATCGCCGGCAAGCACGATATCCCGATCGTGGAAAACGTGCCGCTGGCGCGGGCCCTTTACGCGACGGTGGATATCGACGAGGAAATCCCGGTGGAGCATTATCATGCGGTCGCCGAGGTCATCGGCTACGTCATGGGCCTCAAGCGCGGGCTGGCCAGCCGGCAGGCATGA
- the fliR gene encoding flagellar biosynthetic protein FliR, with amino-acid sequence MRIDVSLLPALAAAFMLVFARIGAMVMLLPGFGETNIPVRIKLAIALLLTLIILPLHRAAYQVDMGSMAPLLVLMMHEIVIGVVLGATARVTLSALQVAGSVIAQQLGLGFVTAVDPTQGQQGLLIGNFLTVLGLTMLFATDSHHLVIAALNESYRIFAPGELMSSGDVAALATRAFAAAFKIGMQLSAPFLVFGLVFNIGLGVLARLMPQMQVYFVGVPLSILAGFLIFALVIVTMMGTFLEYFIGVMHQLIPQR; translated from the coding sequence ATGCGCATCGACGTTTCACTGCTGCCCGCGCTCGCTGCGGCCTTCATGCTGGTGTTCGCCCGCATTGGCGCGATGGTGATGCTGTTGCCGGGGTTCGGCGAGACCAACATTCCGGTTCGCATCAAGCTCGCGATCGCCCTGCTGCTGACGCTGATCATCCTGCCGCTGCACCGCGCCGCCTACCAGGTCGACATGGGGTCGATGGCGCCGCTGTTGGTATTGATGATGCACGAGATCGTCATCGGCGTCGTGCTGGGGGCGACCGCGCGGGTCACGCTTTCGGCGCTGCAGGTCGCTGGCTCGGTGATCGCCCAGCAGCTCGGCCTCGGTTTCGTCACCGCCGTCGATCCGACCCAGGGCCAGCAGGGCCTCCTGATCGGAAACTTCCTCACCGTCCTCGGCCTGACGATGCTGTTTGCCACCGACAGCCATCATCTGGTGATCGCGGCGCTGAACGAAAGCTACAGGATCTTCGCGCCAGGCGAGTTGATGTCGAGCGGCGACGTTGCAGCACTCGCCACCCGCGCCTTTGCCGCCGCGTTCAAGATCGGCATGCAGCTTTCGGCGCCGTTCCTGGTGTTCGGCCTGGTCTTCAATATCGGGCTCGGGGTATTGGCGCGGCTGATGCCGCAGATGCAGGTCTATTTCGTCGGCGTGCCGCTGTCGATTCTCGCAGGCTTCCTGATCTTCGCGCTCGTGATCGTCACGATGATGGGAACATTCCTCGAATATTTCATCGGCGTCATGCACCAGCTGATACCGCAGAGGTGA
- the fliE gene encoding flagellar hook-basal body complex protein FliE: MASPTVAANAYASLARMVESGGAGKGAAAGGQSFSALLKDALGSVMDAGRKSDAQTVAMTSGKANVMDVVTAVAETDVAVSTLVSVRDRVIQSYEDIMRMPI, from the coding sequence ATGGCATCACCCACAGTCGCCGCAAATGCCTATGCCAGTCTCGCCCGCATGGTGGAATCCGGCGGCGCCGGCAAGGGAGCCGCTGCAGGCGGCCAGTCCTTCAGCGCGCTGCTCAAGGACGCGCTCGGCAGCGTGATGGATGCGGGCCGCAAGTCCGACGCGCAGACCGTGGCGATGACCTCGGGCAAGGCCAATGTGATGGACGTGGTGACGGCGGTAGCCGAAACCGACGTCGCGGTCTCGACGCTGGTGTCGGTGCGCGACCGGGTGATCCAGTCCTACGAAGACATCATGAGGATGCCGATCTGA
- the flgC gene encoding flagellar basal body rod protein FlgC, translated as MANDGSDFARSMSIATSGLRAQAGRMRVISENIANADSTAATAGGEPYRRKIPTFSSALDRSLDAKVVALGKVRPDQSSFRVKYEPSNPAADQAGNVKYPNVNPLVEMTDMREAQRSYEANLNIISATRRMIQRTLDILKA; from the coding sequence ATGGCCAATGATGGAAGTGATTTCGCCCGCTCGATGAGCATCGCGACTTCGGGCCTGCGCGCGCAGGCCGGGCGGATGCGGGTGATCTCGGAAAATATCGCCAACGCGGATTCCACGGCGGCCACCGCCGGCGGCGAACCCTACCGGCGCAAGATCCCGACGTTTTCCTCTGCGCTTGATCGCTCGCTCGACGCCAAGGTGGTGGCGCTCGGCAAGGTCAGGCCCGACCAGTCGTCGTTCCGCGTCAAGTACGAGCCGTCCAATCCGGCGGCGGACCAGGCCGGCAACGTCAAATACCCCAACGTCAATCCACTGGTCGAAATGACCGACATGCGCGAAGCGCAGCGATCCTACGAAGCGAACCTCAACATCATCAGCGCCACGCGCCGGATGATCCAACGCACGCTCGACATCCTCAAGGCCTGA